One genomic region from Gemmobacter aquarius encodes:
- the hemB gene encoding porphobilinogen synthase, giving the protein MRPIAAPTPMTRFRRMRRTPALRALAQETVVSVGDLIWPVFVRDGVNLREPIASMPGVERLSVDQVVKAAEEAAGLGIPAICLFPYTDPSLKTEACEEAWNPDNLANRAIRAIKAAVPEIAVMTDVALDPYNANGHDGLVRDGVILNDETVEALVRMTLVQADCGADIIGPSDMMDGRIGAMRQALESAGHSDVAILSYAAKYASAFYGPFRDAVGASGALKGDKKTYQMNPANGDEALRLVERDLREGADMVMVKPGMPYLDICRRVKDAFGAPTYAYQVSGEYAMIKGAADRGWIDGDKAMMESLMCFKRAGCDGVLTYFAPAVARKLRAGWVWG; this is encoded by the coding sequence TTGCGCCCGATTGCCGCCCCGACCCCGATGACGCGCTTTCGCCGTATGCGCCGGACCCCTGCCCTGCGGGCGCTCGCGCAGGAAACCGTGGTTTCGGTGGGCGATCTGATCTGGCCGGTCTTCGTGCGTGACGGGGTGAACCTGCGCGAGCCGATCGCGTCGATGCCGGGGGTGGAACGGCTGTCGGTCGATCAGGTGGTCAAGGCGGCGGAAGAAGCGGCGGGGCTGGGGATACCGGCGATCTGCCTGTTTCCCTATACCGACCCGTCGCTGAAGACCGAAGCCTGCGAGGAAGCGTGGAACCCCGACAATCTGGCGAACCGCGCGATCCGCGCGATCAAGGCCGCAGTGCCCGAGATTGCGGTAATGACCGACGTGGCTCTCGACCCGTATAACGCCAACGGTCATGACGGCTTGGTGCGCGACGGGGTGATCCTGAACGACGAGACGGTCGAGGCGCTGGTGCGGATGACGCTGGTGCAGGCCGACTGCGGGGCCGATATCATCGGGCCGTCGGATATGATGGACGGGCGGATCGGCGCGATGCGTCAGGCGCTGGAAAGTGCGGGCCACAGCGATGTGGCGATCCTGTCCTATGCGGCGAAATATGCATCCGCCTTTTACGGGCCGTTCCGCGATGCGGTGGGGGCATCGGGCGCGTTGAAGGGCGACAAGAAGACCTATCAGATGAACCCCGCCAACGGCGACGAGGCGCTGCGTCTGGTCGAACGTGACCTGCGCGAGGGGGCCGACATGGTGATGGTCAAGCCGGGGATGCCCTATCTGGATATCTGCCGCCGCGTGAAAGACGCCTTTGGTGCGCCGACCTATGCCTATCAGGTGTCGGGCGAATACGCGATGATCAAGGGTGCTGCCGACCGTGGCTGGATCGACGGCGACAAGGCGATGATGGAAAGCCTGATGTGCTTCAAGCGGGCCGGATGCGACGGGGTCCTGACCTATTTCGCGCCTGCGGTGGCGCGCAAACTGCGCGCGGGCTGGGTCTGGGGCTGA
- a CDS encoding component of SufBCD complex, which produces MQWYQTIFELIDMRSFSNLWYWVGLSVFWSTVGHWVLGVPHDLIRRAEKNEDFARHDVETLVAVYVRRLLFIVRTAGIWMVAVLSFVLSGLMLLATRYNVEFAQAVLCLLLPGCIVFLLTLRTARIIEAGENAGTPLLQRLRRHRQSVQVVGMISIFFTGVFGMYQNMLIGVYG; this is translated from the coding sequence TTGCAATGGTATCAAACCATCTTCGAACTCATCGACATGCGGTCTTTTTCGAACCTGTGGTACTGGGTCGGCCTTTCGGTCTTCTGGTCCACCGTCGGCCATTGGGTTCTGGGCGTGCCGCATGACCTGATCCGCCGCGCCGAAAAGAACGAGGATTTCGCCCGCCACGATGTCGAAACCCTTGTCGCGGTCTATGTTCGCCGGTTGCTCTTTATCGTCCGCACCGCCGGTATCTGGATGGTGGCGGTCCTCTCCTTCGTCCTGAGCGGACTGATGCTGCTGGCAACGCGCTACAATGTCGAATTCGCCCAAGCCGTGCTCTGCCTGTTGCTGCCCGGCTGCATCGTGTTTCTGCTGACGCTTCGCACCGCGCGGATCATCGAGGCGGGCGAGAATGCGGGTACACCGCTTTTGCAGCGCCTGCGCCGCCACCGGCAGAGCGTGCAGGTTGTGGGCATGATCTCGATCTTCTTCACCGGGGTTTTCGGCATGTACCAGAACATGTTGATCGGCGTTTACGGCTAG
- the mfd gene encoding transcription-repair coupling factor, giving the protein MQTGPKILLGGAPEGYDARLLARELAKGQPVIHIARDDKRAEAMRAALAVMAPGAVVLDLPAWDCLPYDRVSPNPEISARRMATLAALADGIKGAFVLLTTLSAATQRLPARSVIRDAAFSARVGDRVDEARLKNFLVRMGFSPSSTVAEPGDYALRGGIIDIWPPGSRSPIRLDFFGDVLDGARRFDPETQRTTEKLTQIDFAPMSEVILDEAAITRFRQTYRIEFGAAGTDDPLYEAVSAGRKHQGMEHWLPFFHERLETLFDYLPDATVMLDDQLTPARLSRWEGIEDQYDARKDALSAKGRLDSVYKPCAPALLYLDDTAWEAAIAPHRAIQLSPNPQAPGPNVLDAQGRMGRSFAPERQQENISLFGALADHLKTLLQDGNVIIASWSEGARERLEGLLQDQGVSGSKRAKDFRDVAEGKGNLYLMVWALESGFTAPGLAVISEQDVLGDRLVGKPKRKRKAENFLRDADTLTPGDLVVHVEHGVGRYLGLETITALGAPHACVALEYAEGAKLYLPVENIELLSRYGHEEGLLDRLGGGAWQAKKAKLKERIREIADRLMRIAAERALRHAPILEAPHNLWEAFAARFPYTETDDQLSAIADVVADLESGRPMDRLVVGDVGFGKTEVAMRAAFVAALAGMQVAVICPTTLLARQHYRSFAERFRGFPITVRPLSRFVSQKEANATRDGLADGTVDICVGTHALLAKGIRFKSLGLLIIDEEQHFGVTHKERLKEMRSEIHVLTLTATPIPRTLQLSLAGVRDLSIIATPPVDRLAIRTYISEFDTITLREALLRERYRGGQSFIVVPRISDLPEIEEFLHTHVPECSYVIAHGQLAAGDLDERMNEFYDGKYDVLLSTTIVESGLDIPTANTMIIHRADMFGLSQLYQIRGRVGRSKTRAYCFLTTKPRAPLTPQAMKRLRLLGGLDSLGAGFNLASHDLDLRGAGNLLGEEQSGHIKEVGYELYQQMLEDTIAKIKSGELSGLSPIDDQWAPQINLGVPVLIPEDYVTDLDVRLGLYRRLSSLQTKVELEGFAAELIDRFGALPKEVNTLLLIVRIKSMCKRAGISRLDAGPKGATVQFHNDKFANPAGLVDFIKADPAAKVNGNKIVMLRDWKTEGDRIKGAFAIARDLAEKVVRPKAKA; this is encoded by the coding sequence ATGCAGACAGGTCCGAAAATTCTCCTCGGTGGTGCGCCCGAAGGCTATGACGCGCGGCTTCTGGCCCGCGAACTTGCCAAGGGCCAGCCGGTCATCCACATCGCCCGCGACGACAAAAGGGCTGAAGCGATGCGCGCCGCCCTTGCCGTCATGGCGCCGGGTGCGGTGGTGCTTGACCTGCCCGCGTGGGATTGCCTGCCCTACGACCGCGTCTCGCCCAACCCCGAGATTTCGGCACGCCGCATGGCCACGCTTGCAGCACTCGCCGATGGCATCAAGGGCGCGTTCGTCCTGCTCACCACGCTTTCCGCCGCGACCCAGCGCCTGCCCGCGCGCAGCGTGATCCGCGACGCCGCCTTTTCCGCCCGCGTGGGCGACAGGGTGGATGAGGCGCGGCTCAAGAACTTCCTCGTCCGCATGGGCTTTTCGCCCTCGTCCACCGTGGCCGAACCGGGCGATTACGCGCTGCGCGGCGGCATCATCGACATCTGGCCGCCGGGGTCACGCTCGCCCATCCGGCTCGATTTCTTCGGGGACGTGCTCGACGGTGCGCGCCGTTTCGACCCCGAAACCCAGCGCACCACCGAAAAGCTGACCCAGATCGATTTCGCCCCGATGTCCGAGGTCATTCTCGACGAGGCCGCGATCACCCGTTTCCGCCAGACCTATCGCATCGAATTCGGCGCGGCAGGCACCGACGACCCGCTTTACGAAGCGGTCAGCGCAGGCCGCAAGCATCAGGGGATGGAGCATTGGCTGCCCTTCTTCCACGAACGGCTGGAAACCCTGTTCGACTATCTGCCCGATGCCACCGTCATGCTCGACGACCAGTTGACCCCCGCGCGCCTGTCGCGGTGGGAGGGTATCGAGGACCAATATGACGCCCGCAAGGATGCGCTTTCCGCCAAGGGGCGGCTCGATTCCGTCTACAAGCCCTGCGCCCCCGCGTTGCTTTATCTCGACGATACCGCATGGGAGGCCGCAATCGCGCCCCATCGCGCGATCCAGCTATCCCCAAACCCGCAAGCCCCCGGCCCGAACGTACTCGACGCACAGGGCCGGATGGGGCGCAGTTTCGCACCCGAGCGCCAGCAGGAAAACATCAGCCTTTTTGGAGCCTTGGCCGATCATCTTAAGACATTGCTTCAAGACGGCAACGTCATCATCGCCTCATGGTCCGAAGGTGCCCGCGAACGGCTTGAGGGGCTGCTGCAAGACCAAGGCGTAAGCGGCTCGAAACGTGCCAAGGATTTCCGCGACGTGGCCGAGGGTAAGGGAAACCTGTACCTGATGGTCTGGGCGCTCGAATCCGGCTTTACCGCCCCCGGCCTTGCGGTGATTTCCGAACAGGATGTGCTGGGCGACCGTCTGGTCGGCAAACCCAAACGCAAGCGCAAGGCCGAGAATTTCCTGCGCGACGCCGACACGCTGACGCCCGGCGATCTGGTGGTCCATGTCGAACACGGGGTGGGGCGCTACCTTGGCTTGGAAACCATCACCGCCCTTGGTGCGCCGCACGCCTGCGTGGCGCTGGAATATGCCGAAGGCGCAAAGCTGTATCTGCCGGTCGAGAACATCGAACTGCTGTCGCGCTACGGGCACGAAGAAGGCCTGCTCGACCGTCTGGGCGGCGGCGCTTGGCAGGCGAAAAAGGCCAAGCTGAAAGAGCGTATCCGCGAAATCGCCGACCGCCTGATGCGGATCGCTGCCGAACGCGCCCTGCGCCACGCCCCCATTCTGGAAGCCCCCCATAACCTGTGGGAGGCCTTTGCCGCCCGCTTCCCCTATACCGAAACCGACGACCAGCTTTCCGCCATCGCCGATGTGGTGGCCGATCTCGAATCCGGCCGCCCGATGGACCGTCTGGTCGTGGGCGATGTGGGCTTCGGCAAGACCGAGGTTGCGATGCGCGCGGCTTTCGTCGCAGCCCTCGCCGGCATGCAGGTGGCGGTGATCTGCCCGACAACGCTTCTGGCCCGCCAGCACTACCGCAGCTTTGCCGAACGCTTCCGTGGCTTTCCCATCACCGTCCGCCCGCTGTCGCGCTTCGTGTCGCAAAAAGAAGCCAACGCCACCCGCGATGGCCTTGCCGATGGCACGGTCGACATTTGCGTCGGCACCCATGCGCTGCTGGCCAAGGGCATCCGCTTCAAATCGCTGGGCCTTTTGATCATCGACGAAGAACAGCATTTCGGCGTGACCCATAAAGAACGCCTGAAAGAGATGCGCTCGGAAATCCATGTCCTGACGCTGACCGCAACGCCCATCCCGCGCACCTTGCAACTGTCGCTTGCAGGCGTGCGCGACCTGTCTATCATCGCCACGCCCCCCGTCGACCGTCTGGCAATCCGCACCTACATTTCCGAATTCGACACCATCACCCTGCGCGAGGCGCTCTTGCGCGAACGCTACCGTGGCGGCCAATCTTTCATCGTCGTCCCGCGCATTTCCGACCTGCCTGAGATCGAGGAGTTCCTGCACACCCATGTGCCGGAATGCAGCTACGTCATCGCCCACGGCCAACTCGCCGCAGGCGATCTCGACGAGCGGATGAACGAATTCTACGACGGCAAATATGACGTGCTGCTGTCCACCACCATCGTGGAAAGCGGTCTCGACATCCCCACCGCCAACACCATGATCATCCACCGCGCCGACATGTTCGGCCTGTCCCAGCTCTACCAGATCAGGGGGCGCGTGGGGCGGTCAAAGACCCGCGCCTATTGCTTCCTCACCACCAAACCCCGCGCGCCGCTGACGCCCCAAGCCATGAAGCGCCTGCGCCTGCTCGGCGGGCTGGACAGCCTTGGCGCCGGTTTCAACCTCGCCTCGCACGACCTCGACCTGCGCGGCGCGGGCAACCTTCTGGGCGAGGAACAGTCCGGCCATATCAAGGAAGTGGGATACGAACTTTACCAGCAGATGCTGGAAGACACGATCGCCAAGATCAAATCGGGCGAACTCTCTGGCCTGTCCCCCATCGACGACCAATGGGCGCCGCAGATCAACCTCGGCGTGCCTGTGCTGATCCCCGAAGATTACGTGACCGACCTCGACGTGCGGCTTGGCCTTTATCGCCGCCTGTCGTCCTTGCAAACCAAGGTCGAACTCGAAGGCTTCGCCGCCGAATTGATCGACCGTTTCGGCGCATTGCCGAAAGAGGTGAACACGCTGCTCTTGATCGTCCGCATCAAGTCGATGTGCAAACGCGCAGGCATCAGCCGGCTTGATGCAGGGCCAAAGGGCGCGACCGTGCAGTTCCACAACGACAAATTCGCCAACCCCGCAGGTCTGGTCGATTTCATCAAGGCCGATCCGGCGGCAAAGGTGAACGGCAACAAGATCGTCATGCTGCGCGACTGGAAAACCGAAGGCGACCGCATCAAGGGCGCCTTCGCCATCGCCCGCGATCTGGCGGAAAAGGTGGTCAGGCCAAAGGCTAAGGCCTGA
- a CDS encoding multidrug effflux MFS transporter, protein MSDTIHTTRPAPARPPVARLGQTEFIAMIAMLFATIAFSIDAMLPALPQIAAELTPDAPNAAQLILTSFVFGMGIGTLFAGPLSDTFGRKPVIMAGAVLYCVAAVAAYFAPTLETVLLARLVQGLGAAGPRVVSMALVRDLFKGREMARIMSFTMMVFMLVPAIAPFMGAGIIAVADWRTIFLAFLVFSLVSCLWIGLRQAETIHPEDRHPLKAAALWEAFKIVLSHRVVVISTAMQTLFLAGLFATLSATQPIFDVTFGRADEFPVWFALIALCSATAAFINARLVMRVGMRGMISRSLVAHAGFTAVMTAAWAFGVWPAGAAFWAHLLWSASVFFVTSLTMGNLNAMAMEPVGHQAGMASSVIGAVSTVLSVVLAVPVGLAFDGSPLPLMLGVLAFSVVNLALMRWLPKAGR, encoded by the coding sequence ATGAGCGATACCATACACACAACCCGCCCCGCCCCTGCCCGTCCGCCTGTCGCCCGTCTGGGGCAGACCGAATTCATCGCGATGATCGCGATGCTTTTCGCCACCATCGCGTTTTCCATAGACGCGATGCTGCCCGCCCTGCCGCAGATCGCGGCCGAGTTGACGCCGGATGCACCCAATGCGGCGCAGTTGATCCTGACATCCTTTGTCTTTGGCATGGGGATCGGTACGCTGTTTGCGGGGCCGCTGTCGGACACGTTCGGCAGAAAGCCGGTGATCATGGCCGGTGCGGTGCTTTACTGCGTGGCGGCGGTCGCGGCCTATTTCGCGCCCACGCTGGAAACCGTGCTGCTGGCGCGGCTGGTGCAGGGGCTTGGCGCTGCGGGGCCGCGCGTGGTGTCGATGGCGCTGGTGCGCGACCTGTTCAAAGGGCGCGAGATGGCGCGGATCATGTCGTTCACCATGATGGTGTTCATGCTGGTGCCCGCCATCGCGCCCTTCATGGGGGCGGGCATCATCGCGGTTGCCGATTGGCGGACGATCTTCCTTGCCTTCCTCGTGTTCTCGCTGGTGTCCTGCCTGTGGATCGGGCTGCGGCAGGCCGAGACGATCCACCCCGAGGACCGCCACCCCCTGAAGGCGGCCGCGCTGTGGGAGGCGTTCAAGATCGTGCTGTCGCACCGCGTGGTGGTGATCTCGACCGCGATGCAGACGCTGTTTCTGGCGGGGCTTTTTGCCACGCTTTCGGCGACGCAGCCGATTTTCGACGTGACCTTCGGGCGGGCCGATGAATTCCCCGTGTGGTTCGCGCTGATCGCGCTGTGTTCGGCGACGGCCGCTTTCATCAATGCGCGTCTGGTGATGCGGGTGGGGATGCGCGGGATGATCTCGCGGTCGCTCGTCGCGCATGCGGGGTTTACGGCGGTGATGACGGCGGCATGGGCCTTTGGCGTCTGGCCTGCGGGTGCTGCCTTTTGGGCGCATCTTTTGTGGTCGGCTTCGGTGTTTTTCGTCACCAGCCTGACGATGGGCAACCTGAACGCCATGGCGATGGAGCCTGTGGGACATCAGGCGGGCATGGCATCAAGCGTGATCGGGGCGGTGTCGACGGTGCTTTCGGTCGTGCTGGCGGTGCCGGTGGGGCTGGCCTTTGACGGATCACCCCTGCCCCTGATGCTGGGGGTGCTGGCGTTTTCGGTGGTCAATCTGGCCTTGATGCGCTGGCTGCCAAAGGCTGGGCGCTGA
- a CDS encoding DsbA family oxidoreductase, whose translation MIRLDIFSDIVCPWCYIGKTHLDRAMESRADHPFRIEWHPFQLNPDMPREGVGHVDYLAGKFGGRERALSMMQNVAKAAKEAGAEMEIDKVAHLPNTLDAHRLIHWAGIEGRQTAMVSRLFRAHWREGLDVGDHATLARIAGEVGMDSAAVARLLATDADRDDLFARDQDARQKGVTAVPTFLIAQQYVVSGAQPVHLWQGVIDELTAKAKE comes from the coding sequence GTGATCCGTTTAGATATTTTCTCCGACATCGTCTGCCCGTGGTGCTACATCGGCAAGACCCATCTGGACCGTGCGATGGAAAGCCGGGCGGATCATCCGTTCCGCATCGAATGGCATCCGTTCCAGCTGAACCCCGACATGCCGCGCGAAGGGGTGGGGCATGTGGACTATCTGGCGGGCAAATTCGGCGGGCGCGAACGGGCGCTTTCCATGATGCAGAACGTGGCCAAGGCCGCGAAAGAGGCCGGGGCCGAGATGGAGATCGACAAGGTCGCGCATCTTCCCAACACCCTTGACGCGCACCGGCTGATCCATTGGGCCGGGATCGAGGGGCGGCAGACGGCGATGGTGTCCCGCCTGTTCCGCGCCCATTGGCGCGAGGGGCTGGATGTCGGCGACCACGCCACTCTGGCGCGGATTGCGGGCGAGGTCGGCATGGACTCTGCCGCCGTGGCGCGGCTGCTGGCGACCGATGCGGACCGCGACGACCTTTTTGCGCGGGATCAGGATGCGCGACAAAAGGGGGTAACGGCGGTGCCAACCTTCCTGATCGCGCAGCAATATGTGGTCTCGGGCGCGCAGCCCGTGCATCTATGGCAGGGCGTGATCGACGAATTGACCGCAAAAGCGAAAGAGTAG
- a CDS encoding class I adenylate-forming enzyme family protein, producing MTVTPPADPCPAPFNLARHVLGDSAARLPDKIALQVLRETGAERWSYARLEAAARGCGTGLLARGLQPGDRVLMRVGNGVAFPVLFLGAIAAGLVPVPTSAALTVAEITRMAGGIGPALIVAEDGVALPDPLPCPVMAARDVLAMEALPPCDWAMGDPERLGYVVFTSGTSGRSMAVGHAHRAIWARRMMHQGWEGLAEADRLLHAGAMNWTYTLGTGLMDPWTVGATALVPAAGVPVEALGLLLKRFDATIFAAAPGVVRQVLRGALPALPRLRHALVAGESMPVALADEWRARTGTDVHEALGMSECSTFVSGSPLRPAPRGAAGYPQDGRRVMVLDAVEGEGVLAVHRSDPGLMLGYLGDEAATQARYRGEWFATGDIVRQATDGAISYLGRADEMMNAGGFRVSPLEVEAAFAGLAEVAVTEVEVKPGVRVIAGFHTGDADEAALQERAALTLARWKQPRLWMRVDALPRSANNKLNRRALRALYAERAVP from the coding sequence ATGACAGTCACCCCGCCCGCCGACCCCTGCCCCGCGCCCTTCAACCTCGCCCGTCATGTGCTGGGCGACAGTGCCGCGCGCCTGCCCGACAAGATTGCGCTGCAGGTGTTGCGCGAAACGGGTGCCGAGCGGTGGAGTTACGCGCGGCTGGAAGCGGCAGCGCGGGGCTGCGGGACGGGGCTTTTGGCGCGGGGTCTGCAGCCGGGCGACCGCGTGCTGATGCGGGTGGGCAACGGCGTCGCATTCCCTGTGCTGTTTCTGGGGGCGATCGCGGCGGGGCTGGTGCCGGTGCCGACCTCGGCCGCACTGACGGTGGCCGAGATCACGCGGATGGCGGGGGGTATCGGGCCTGCGCTGATCGTGGCCGAGGACGGCGTGGCACTGCCCGACCCGCTGCCCTGCCCCGTCATGGCGGCGCGCGACGTGCTGGCGATGGAGGCGCTGCCGCCCTGCGACTGGGCCATGGGCGATCCGGAACGGCTGGGCTACGTGGTCTTTACCAGCGGCACCAGCGGGCGGTCGATGGCGGTGGGCCACGCGCACCGTGCGATCTGGGCGCGTCGGATGATGCATCAGGGCTGGGAGGGCTTGGCCGAGGCCGACCGCCTGCTGCATGCGGGGGCGATGAACTGGACCTATACGCTGGGCACGGGGCTGATGGACCCGTGGACGGTGGGCGCGACTGCATTGGTGCCTGCGGCGGGCGTGCCGGTCGAGGCGCTGGGGCTTTTGCTCAAACGCTTCGATGCGACGATTTTTGCCGCCGCCCCCGGCGTGGTGCGGCAGGTGCTGCGGGGGGCTTTGCCCGCGCTGCCGCGCCTGCGCCACGCGCTGGTGGCGGGCGAGTCGATGCCGGTGGCGCTGGCCGACGAATGGCGGGCGCGGACCGGGACGGATGTGCACGAGGCGCTGGGCATGTCGGAGTGTTCGACCTTTGTTTCCGGTTCACCCCTTCGGCCCGCGCCACGGGGGGCTGCGGGTTATCCGCAAGACGGGCGGAGGGTGATGGTGCTCGATGCCGTGGAGGGTGAAGGGGTTCTGGCGGTGCATCGCAGCGATCCGGGGCTGATGCTGGGCTATCTGGGCGACGAGGCGGCGACACAGGCGCGGTATCGGGGCGAATGGTTCGCGACCGGCGATATCGTGCGGCAGGCGACAGACGGGGCGATCTCCTATCTGGGACGCGCCGACGAGATGATGAATGCGGGCGGGTTTCGCGTGTCGCCGCTGGAGGTGGAAGCGGCCTTTGCGGGGCTGGCCGAGGTCGCGGTGACCGAGGTCGAGGTGAAACCCGGCGTGCGGGTGATCGCGGGGTTCCATACAGGCGACGCCGACGAAGCCGCCTTGCAGGAACGCGCCGCGCTCACGCTTGCGCGATGGAAGCAGCCGCGGCTGTGGATGCGGGTTGACGCCCTGCCCCGTTCGGCCAACAACAAGCTCAACCGCCGCGCCCTGAGGGCGCTTTATGCCGAAAGGGCTGTACCGTGA
- a CDS encoding helix-turn-helix domain-containing protein codes for MAGSDPKSMIRIARESGDETPALPLDLGLRVRELRKAKGWTLEQAAVQAGLARSTLSKIENGQMSPTYEALKKLAEGLSISVPQLFTPPSRAQVSGRMTTTKAGEGAGHATATYEHELLAAQMSRKQMLPYRARIRARDVAEFNGWVRHDGEEFLYVLTGVVRLYTEFYEPVDLRRGDSAYYDASMGHNVISLSDEDATILWVTSLV; via the coding sequence ATGGCCGGAAGCGACCCCAAATCCATGATCCGCATCGCCCGCGAAAGCGGAGACGAGACGCCTGCGCTTCCGCTCGATCTTGGTTTGCGCGTGCGCGAATTGCGAAAAGCCAAGGGCTGGACGCTGGAACAGGCCGCCGTGCAGGCAGGGCTCGCCCGCTCGACCTTGTCCAAGATCGAAAACGGCCAGATGTCGCCCACCTACGAGGCGTTGAAAAAGCTGGCCGAGGGCCTGTCGATTTCGGTGCCACAGCTGTTTACCCCGCCGTCGCGCGCGCAGGTTTCGGGCCGGATGACCACCACCAAGGCGGGCGAGGGGGCAGGTCACGCAACCGCCACCTACGAGCACGAACTTCTTGCCGCCCAGATGTCGCGCAAGCAGATGCTGCCCTATCGCGCCCGCATCCGTGCCCGCGATGTTGCCGAATTCAACGGCTGGGTCCGTCACGACGGCGAGGAATTCCTGTACGTCCTGACCGGCGTTGTCCGGCTTTACACCGAATTTTACGAACCCGTAGACCTGCGACGCGGCGACAGCGCCTATTACGACGCCAGCATGGGCCACAACGTCATCAGCTTGTCGGATGAGGATGCGACGATCCTCTGGGTCACCTCGCTGGTCTAG
- a CDS encoding four-helix bundle copper-binding protein, with the protein MRVEEIIAAHPDVKGGTANLLIAAIEETLSCAQTCTSCADACLAEDMVERLRQCVRLCLDCADICATTGLLATRRTGSNAQLIAQMLSVCATACHLCAEECERHATMHDHCRICAEACRACADACQRAIGDVGGGPSDRVVGSAGNDPGQDAGAAIDVPEGMDIGDDGPDGAGRSTAI; encoded by the coding sequence ATGCGCGTAGAAGAGATCATCGCCGCCCATCCCGATGTGAAGGGCGGCACCGCCAATCTGCTGATCGCGGCCATCGAAGAAACCCTGTCCTGCGCGCAGACCTGCACCAGTTGCGCCGATGCCTGTCTGGCCGAGGACATGGTCGAGAGGTTGCGCCAATGCGTGCGGCTGTGCCTCGATTGCGCCGATATTTGCGCGACCACGGGGCTTTTGGCGACGCGGCGGACGGGATCGAACGCGCAGTTGATCGCGCAGATGCTGTCGGTTTGCGCCACGGCCTGCCACCTGTGCGCCGAGGAATGCGAGCGCCACGCCACCATGCACGACCATTGCCGCATCTGCGCGGAAGCCTGCCGCGCCTGCGCCGATGCCTGCCAGAGGGCGATCGGCGATGTCGGGGGTGGTCCTTCGGATCGGGTTGTCGGATCGGCAGGGAACGATCCGGGTCAGGATGCCGGGGCAGCGATCGATGTGCCGGAGGGCATGGACATCGGCGACGACGGACCGGATGGAGCCGGCCGAAGCACTGCGATCTAG
- a CDS encoding entericidin A/B family lipoprotein, translated as MKKIVLIGMLAAALTGCNTVSGVGQDVSQGAQTVQGWFGG; from the coding sequence ATGAAGAAGATCGTGCTTATCGGGATGCTGGCTGCGGCCCTGACGGGTTGCAACACGGTTTCGGGTGTGGGGCAGGATGTGTCGCAAGGTGCCCAGACCGTGCAGGGCTGGTTCGGCGGCTGA